The Bifidobacterium asteroides genomic interval GGGCTGAGCCGCCTGGTCCGAGAGAACTGCGATGCCCTGGCCTCCATCCCCATCTCCAGCTCGGTGGAATCCCTGAACGCTTCGGTGGCGGCCGGCATCAGCCTGTACGCCGTAGCCATGGCACGCCGACGGTCCGCCAGCCAAGCCAAATAGCCCCAGACAGGCACCGGCAATCTGAAGACGGGCAGACCCAAGCGGCAACAGCCTGCGCGCCTCAGCCAGCATGCAACAGACCGGTGTCGCACAAACTCAAGAGTCAACTGGAGGCCCAGACCGCATCGTCCTGATCGTCCTCATCGGCAGCCGCATCCAGGCTGCCGGGGGCGTAGACCGATCTCAGCGAGCCTCGGCCGCCATTCTCGTCTTCAAAGGCTGGTTGCGACGGCACCTCCTCGCCTGCCCGGTCACGATCCTTCTGGGTGCCCGCTCCGGTCTGGCCTCCAACACTGGTTTGGTCAGTCATCCCACTGTTGGCTGCGTCATGGCCCCCCGCTTCATGGCCATTTGCATCCTTGTCAGTCTGATCACGGGCAGTTTGCTTACTCTGACCAGCCTGGGCATGGGCGTCCTGCCAACTCATCTCGTCATCGACCACCCCGGCGTCGGCCTCTTCGTTGATGGTCTTCATGTCCTCGGAGTCCAGCCGGTACTCGGGCAGGGACTCGCTGATGTAGCTCTGCACGGCCTCGGCCATGGGCACGTCGTGGCCGGCCTTCTCGGCCATCAGCCAGCGGTGGGTAAGCACCTCATGGAAGAACTGGGCCGGTTCGATCTGCGAGCGGTATTCCGGCGGGATCATGCGCACGGTGGGCTCGAAGACCTCGCGCATCCAGTCGGTGGCCACAATCTCCAGGTCCTCGCCCTGCCGCCAGGTGGATGCCCGGTAGGCATCCAGATCGTTGAGCAACCGCCGGGCCTGGTTCTCCTGCACATCCAGACCGGTCAGCCTCAGCAGCTTGCGGGAGGCGTAGCCGGCATCGACCACCCTGGGGCGCACCAGCACCCGATTGCCGTCCTCCTCGGTCTTCATCTCCAGCTCGTCCACGTCGAAGCCCAGATCGTTGAGCCGGTTGACGCGGCGTTCGATCTTCCACATCTCGTCCGGATCGAAGCTGTCCACGTCCGTCAGGGCGCTCCAGAGGGAGTGGTAGCGGTCCACCAGCCGGTTGCCCACACCGACCTCGTCCACCTCGCCGGCCAGCAGGTTGCCGGAATCCAGATCCATGAGCTCGCCGATGATGTTGGTTCTGGCCAGGTCGATGTCGTACTCGCGCTGACCGTCGGTCAGGCTGGCGTGCAGATCGCCGGTCTCGGCATCGACCAGGAAGGCCGAGAAAGCATCGGCGTCGCGCAGGAAGAGCACGTTGGACAGGGAGACGTCGCCCCAGTAGAAGCCGGCCAGATGGAGCCTTACCAGAAGAACCGCCAGAGCATCGATCAGCCGCTCGGCCGTGTCCGGACGCAGGTTGCGGGCAAAGAGGGCACGGTAGGGCAGCGAGAACTTCAGGTGCTGGGTGACCAGCATGGCCTCAAGGGGCTCGCCCTCGCGAGTGTGCCGACCGGTGACCACGGCTATGGGGTTGACCGTAGGCAGCTCCAGCTTTTGCAGCTTGCGCAGGAGCTCGTACTCACGCTCCGCCACCCGCTGGGTGATCTCCTTCATGGCATAGACATCGTCGCCCACGTGGACGAAGCGCACCACGTGCCGGGATATGCCTCTGGGCAGGTTGGCCAGCAGATCCCGGGGCCAGGTGGCCAGCGGCCTCTCCCAGGGCAGGGTGAACATCCTGGGGTTGGAGCTGGTGGCTGTGATGTGCAGGGCTGCCGGCTCCCGCTCGGAGGAGGGGTCGGCTGTGGTCTTTATCGAGGTGGCTTTCATGGCGCGGGGGTCCAGAGAGGAGGCCGTCGCCCGGTTGATATTCACGCTAGTCATGCTTCATCCATCCCATCGCCGCCCATCCTATACGGGAAGAGCCCCGCACGGATGCGCCGCGCGGGGCTCCTGGTCACCCGGTCGAACAAGGAAAGGAGATGATATCAATGATCGATACAGGCCCTGCGGACCGGCGGGAAACCGTGGCCGAACCGCAGGGTCGCAGGAAGACTCAGTTCAGCCGCAGCTCGCTGGCCGGGGAGAACAGGTGCATCTTCTCAGGATCGATGTGGATCTTGACCACGTCGCCCACCTTGGGCAGGTCGCGCGGATTGACGCGGATGGTGGTCAACTTGTTCTGGTCAGACATGACGATGGCCTGCTCAGCCGCGCTGTTGTCGGTCAGAATGTTGCCGTAGATGTAGCCGTCGGAGCCTAGATCCTCCACGTTGGCCACCTTCAGGGAGAAGGCATCCGGCTCGTCGGCACCGGCCAGAGAAGCATTCTCGGGACGGAAGCCCACGACGATCTTGCCCTGGTCGTCGGGGGTCAGCTTGTCGACGGCTTCGCGCGGCAGGCTGATGGTGTCCTCGCCGATCTTGGCCTGCCCGTTGACCACGGGGTGGATGTTGATGTTCATGGAGGGCGAGCCGATGAAGCCGGCCACGAAGACGTTCTCGGGCCGATCGTAGAGCTCGGTAGGCGCACCCACCTGCTGCAGGACGCCCAGCTTGATGACGGCGATCCTGTCGCCCATGGTCAGAGCCTCGGTCTGATCGTGGGTCACATACAGGGTGGTGACGTTGAGCTGACGCTGCAGGGCGGCGATCTGGGTACGGGTCTGGACACGCAGCTTGGCGTCCAGGTTGGACAGAGGCTCATCCATCAGGAAGACC includes:
- a CDS encoding ABC transporter ATP-binding protein produces the protein MAEVVFDHVTRIYPGNDEPSVSDLSLDIRDGEFLVLVGPSGCGKSTTLRMLAGLEEVNKGRIMIGDKDVTTMQPKDRDIAMVFQNYALYPHMTVADNMGFALKIAGTPKDEIRQRVEKAAEVLDLTEYLDRKPKALSGGQRQRVAMGRAIVRQPKVFLMDEPLSNLDAKLRVQTRTQIAALQRQLNVTTLYVTHDQTEALTMGDRIAVIKLGVLQQVGAPTELYDRPENVFVAGFIGSPSMNINIHPVVNGQAKIGEDTISLPREAVDKLTPDDQGKIVVGFRPENASLAGADEPDAFSLKVANVEDLGSDGYIYGNILTDNSAAEQAIVMSDQNKLTTIRVNPRDLPKVGDVVKIHIDPEKMHLFSPASELRLN